The nucleotide sequence TCGGCACTGACCCGGCGCTGAGCGGGAGCCGGACGGGCGTACACCGGCTCCGAGCCCCGGAACGGGCCCGGGCGCGACGAGACGCCTTCCCGGCCGCACCTGCCCCGCGGTGGGCCGTCTTCGCGGACGACGGCGGCCCACCGCCTACGGGCCCTAGGATTTCGGCGGCGCACCCACCGGAGCGCCGCAGGCCCGAGCGGCACCGAGCACAAGGAAGCGACCAGCGACGATGGCCAAGCGCAGCCGCCGTGACGGCGGGCCCAAGGACACCACCCCGCCGCCCGCCCCGCCGTCGCTGCGCGTACCGGTCTGGGACGCGCACACGCACCTCGACCTGCAGGACGGCGACGTCGCCTCGGCGCTCGCCGCAGCCGCCTCCGTGGGCGTCTCGACGCTCGTCCAGGTCGGTATCGACGTCCCGTCCTCCCACTGGGCCGCGCAGGCCGCCCTGGACGACCCGCGCGTCCACGCCACCGCCGCGCTGCACCCCAACGAAGCACCCCGCCTCGTGCACGGCGACCCCGACGGCTGGTCCGGGCAGCGCCGCGAGCCGGGCGGGACGGCCGCACTCGACGCCGCGCTCGCCGAGATCGACGCACTCGCGGGACTGCCGCAGGTGCGCGGCGTCGGGGAGACCGGCCTCGACTACTTCCGCACCGGCCCCGAGGGCGCCGACGCGCAACAGGAGTCGTTCCGGCGGCACATCGCGATCGCCAAGCGGCACGGCAAGCCGCTCGTGATCCACGACCGCGACGCCCACGACGACGTGTTGCGCATCCTGGCCGAGGAAGGCGCTCCGGACACCGTGGTGTTCCACTGCTTCTCGGGCGACGCGGAGATGGCGAAAACCTGCGCCGACCTCGGCTACGTCATGTCGTTTGCCGGCAACGTGACGTATCCCAGCGCCGGGCGGCTGCGCGACGCGGTCGCGGTGGCGCCGCCGGAACTGCTGCTCGTCGAGACCGACGCGCCGTTCCTCACCCCGGTTCCGCACCGCGGGCGTCCCAACGCGCCGTATCTCGTGCCGCTGACGGTCCGTGCGATGGCGCAGGTCAAGGGCCTCGACGAGGACGAACTGTGCGCGGCGCTCGCGGCCAACGCCGAACGCGTATTCGGTCCACCCGAGTTGCCCTGACGGGCGGACGTCCGGCGCACCCGTCACCACTGTTACAGTCCCTGCTCGGTTGATTGCTGGCAGGTGACGGGAGCCACCCCTTGAGTCGTTCCGCCGAGCGGGGCCGTCGGCGCGGGAAAACCCCGAGGCGCGGATTCTCGCCGCGCACGCTGGTACCCCAACTGCTGGTCGTCGCCGTGCTGGTGGGAGGGACGACCGCCTTCGTCCACTACGACAAGACGGTCACCGTCGTGGTCGACGGCGAGGAGCAGAAGGTCAGGACGTTCGCGTCGAGCGTCGACGAAGTCCTCTCCCGGCAGCAGATCGACGTCGGCGAGCACGACACCGTCGCCCCGGCCAAGAACTCCGAACTCGACGACGGGGACCGCGTCGCCGTCCGCTACGGCCGCCTCCTCGACCTCACCCTCGACGGGCAGCCGCAGCAGGTGTGGGTGACCGCGACCTCCGTCGGCGAGGCGATGGACCAGCTCGGCGTGCGCACCGACGGCGCGTACCTGTCGAAGGACCGCGCCGTGCCGATCGGCCGCGCGGGCCTCGCACTCGACGTCCGCACCGAGCGCGGCATCACCTTCATGATCGACGGCGGCCAGGTCCCGCTGCGCACCAACGTCGCGACCGTCGGCGAGGCACTGACGCAGGCCGGTGTCGAGCTGGGCCCGCAGGACCGCGTCAGCGTCCCCCCGGAGACGTACCCGACCGACGGCATGACGGTGTCGATCGTGCGCGTGACCGGCACGACCGTGGTCAAGGACGAGCGGATCCCGTTCGAGACCAAGCGCGAGGACGACCCCGAGGAGTTCGAGGGCAAAGAGGTCGTCGAGACCAAGGGCGTCCCCGGGCTGCGGCGCGTGACCTGGACGTACGACACCGTCGACGGCGTCGCGCAGGAGCCGCGCAAGGTCTCGGAGGAGATCGTCCGCAAGCCGGTCACCCAGGTGATCAAGGTCGGGACCAAGGAGAAGCCGGAACCCGAGGAGGAGAAAGAGGACGACACCGGCGGCAGCGGCGACGGCCTCAACTGGGAGGCGCTCGCGCAGTGCGAGGCGGGCGGGCGGCCCAACGCCGTCGACCCGTCGGGGACGTACCACGGCCTCTACCAGTTCGACGCGCGCACCTGGCAGTCGATGGGCGGCACCGGCGTCGCGAGCACGGCCTCCGCGTCCGAGCAGACCTCCCGCGCCAAGATGCTGTTCGCGCAAAGGGGAGCGAGTCCGTGGCCGATCTGCGGAAGTAAGCTGTACTCGTGAGTGATCGTCCCCCGGGATCCGGTCTCCTCGGTCCCGCGGACATCCGCGAACTGGCCGGAGCGCTCGGCGTCCGTCCCACCAAGCAGTTCGGGCAGAACTTCGTCATCGACGCCAACACCGTGCGGCGCATCGTGCGCACCGCCGAGGTGCGCCCCGACGACACCGTGGTCGAGATCGGCCCCGGGCTCGGCTCGCTGACCCTCGCGCTCCTGGAGACCGCCGCGCGCGTCGTCGCCGTCGAGATCGACCCGGTGCTCGCACGGCACCTGCCGGCCACGGTCGCCGCGCGCCTGCCCGACCGCGCGGACCGGTTCGAGCTGGTGCACGCCGACGCGATGACGGTGACCGGGCTCCCGGGGCCGCCGCCGACCGCACTCGTCGCGAACCTTCCGTACAACGTCTCCGTCCCGGTGCTGCTGCACATGCTGCAGACCTTCCCGAGCATCGAACGCACGCTGGTGATGGTGCAGTCCGAGGTCGCGGACCGCCTCGCGGCGCGGCCCGGCGGCAAGGTCTACGGGGTGCCGTCGGTCAAGGCGGCCTGGTACGCGGACGTGCGCCGCGCGGGCGCGATCGGGCGCAACGTGTTCTGGCCGGCCCCCAACGTCGACTCGGGCCTGGTGTCCCTCGTCCGCCGCGAACCACCCGCGACCACCGCGACGCGCGAGGAGGTCTTCGCGGTCGTGGACGCGGCGTTCGCGCAGCGCCGCAAGACACTGCGCGCGGCCCTCGCCGCGTGGGCCGGGTCGCCGGCCGCCGCCGAGGACGCGTTGGCCGCGGCCGGCGTCGACCCGAAAGCACGCGGCGAAGCGCTCGACATCGAGCGGTTCGCCCGGATCGCGGAATGCCGACCCCCGGCGTGAAGCAACCGTCACGCACCGTACGATCGTCGCGGTCCCCACTCACACCCGCAGCCGAGGAGCAGCAGCGCTCGTGTCCCCTGTGACCGTCCAGGTGCCCGCGAAGGTGAACCTCCAGCTTGCCGTGGGGGCGGTTCGGCCGGACGGCTTCCACGAGCTGGTGTCGGTGTTCCACGCCGTCTCGCTCTTCGACGAGGTCACCGTGGCCCCCGCCGACGCGCTGACCGTCACCCTGGACGGGGAAGGCGCCGGAGAGGTCCCACTCGACCGGGACAACCTCGCGGCCCGCGCCGTCGAACTGCTGGCGGACCGCCTCGGGCAGTCACCGAACGTACACATCCACATCCGCAAGGGCATTCCGGTCGCGGGCGGTATGGCCGGCGGCAGTGCGGACGCCGCGGCGA is from Yinghuangia sp. ASG 101 and encodes:
- the rsmA gene encoding 16S rRNA (adenine(1518)-N(6)/adenine(1519)-N(6))-dimethyltransferase RsmA, producing MSDRPPGSGLLGPADIRELAGALGVRPTKQFGQNFVIDANTVRRIVRTAEVRPDDTVVEIGPGLGSLTLALLETAARVVAVEIDPVLARHLPATVAARLPDRADRFELVHADAMTVTGLPGPPPTALVANLPYNVSVPVLLHMLQTFPSIERTLVMVQSEVADRLAARPGGKVYGVPSVKAAWYADVRRAGAIGRNVFWPAPNVDSGLVSLVRREPPATTATREEVFAVVDAAFAQRRKTLRAALAAWAGSPAAAEDALAAAGVDPKARGEALDIERFARIAECRPPA
- a CDS encoding TatD family hydrolase is translated as MAKRSRRDGGPKDTTPPPAPPSLRVPVWDAHTHLDLQDGDVASALAAAASVGVSTLVQVGIDVPSSHWAAQAALDDPRVHATAALHPNEAPRLVHGDPDGWSGQRREPGGTAALDAALAEIDALAGLPQVRGVGETGLDYFRTGPEGADAQQESFRRHIAIAKRHGKPLVIHDRDAHDDVLRILAEEGAPDTVVFHCFSGDAEMAKTCADLGYVMSFAGNVTYPSAGRLRDAVAVAPPELLLVETDAPFLTPVPHRGRPNAPYLVPLTVRAMAQVKGLDEDELCAALAANAERVFGPPELP
- a CDS encoding resuscitation-promoting factor, with protein sequence MSRSAERGRRRGKTPRRGFSPRTLVPQLLVVAVLVGGTTAFVHYDKTVTVVVDGEEQKVRTFASSVDEVLSRQQIDVGEHDTVAPAKNSELDDGDRVAVRYGRLLDLTLDGQPQQVWVTATSVGEAMDQLGVRTDGAYLSKDRAVPIGRAGLALDVRTERGITFMIDGGQVPLRTNVATVGEALTQAGVELGPQDRVSVPPETYPTDGMTVSIVRVTGTTVVKDERIPFETKREDDPEEFEGKEVVETKGVPGLRRVTWTYDTVDGVAQEPRKVSEEIVRKPVTQVIKVGTKEKPEPEEEKEDDTGGSGDGLNWEALAQCEAGGRPNAVDPSGTYHGLYQFDARTWQSMGGTGVASTASASEQTSRAKMLFAQRGASPWPICGSKLYS